The Labrus bergylta chromosome 14, fLabBer1.1, whole genome shotgun sequence region GCAATGATGCTGCCTACTCTGGAGACCATGGAGCAGGTTCCCAAAGCTGTGTTCCTCAAAACAGTCGGGTAGAGCTCTGCTGTGTATGCGTACACAATAGCGAACGCTGTTGTCACTGCGAACTTCCCCATCATCTCCAGTGTAATGGCTAGAAAAATCTGATCTAAAGGGAGTGAAGCATAACATGTTAGCGACTAAATGTCAGCTATTGTCAGCAAATAAATCCTGCTTGATGTATTGAAATGAGAAAACCAcattacataaaataaacagGAGTATCACAGGGGTTTATCATGTTAAATTGTCTACTTGAGTGTCATACTTGCTGGTACGAGCTGTATGAGGAGTAGAAACAATCCTCCCATGAAAAGCGTTGAGGAAAGACTCAGTCGCCTTGAAAACCAGCGAAACATAACCCAGGACAAAGTGTAGGCAGGTATCTCTACCAGGGCAGACAAGAAACAGTTGAAGAATGCGTTGCCGTGAAGGTTTGATGTGTTCAGGGAAAGAGCGAAGTAGCCAATGGCCACTGTGTTCCTGTAGGAATAATGGATAGAAGTAATTACTAATTACAGTATTTTACCAAATGTAATCACACTATTAGCAGGATCTTCTTATGTATTCACTGAttattaatgtgtgtttataaaTTGAAGTgaatttaacataaaaaaaaataaaaaatagggaAATACTTTCAAGCACACTGTATATAAAAGACCTGAATGTGATGTcaactgtttgtttgtggacAACCACTTCACAGCCTGGAGTTTGGGATGTTGTCCTTAGCCGTTTTGATGAAGTATGCAGGTTGGAGGCACATCTGCATGGCTACATTGTGAACCCACAGTCCTTAATCCAGGAGGCAATTTTCCTAATCCCTGCATAGCATTATAGcatctttctgtttgttgttttcaatgtttggcCTGCACGGTCATACTCCATTCTCATTGCATTATGAGAATCAGGCAGCCTTTGCTTCCTGCAGAACACTTACTGTATATGGAGCACCTTGCTGCAGCCTCTGCATATACTGTAGGGTAGAGATCAACTGTTCGCTTTTAACTATCAAATCTGGGCGGATGATAGACTTGAACTGTGATAAAAGCTAAACTGTGAGCGTTAGTGTTACATCAGTGGTTGGTGTACGGGAAACAGTGCAACACTTCCAGGTGGATGAATACAAGACTATAAAGATAAGTTGAACCGCATGTGAAGAGAGTATAGCAGTTCAATGTTTGGAGGtttgtgttttgcatgtttCCCTTCCAACAATAAAATAACTCACAGCAATAGATTTTCCTTGTTTCTGAAAGAGAAAAGGTGGAGTTATGTTAATGGTTCTTTAGCTGACTTGACGTTCAGCTTTTTCCACAGCTACAGGACAGCAAGGAAATGAACCCGGCATACTGTGCAGTTACATAAAACTGATTTTGATCTTTGGTGCATGCCTCACAGCACCTGACAGTTAGTTAATTATTTGTTGTTGGTGAAACAGGCTGACACATGGTCGAGGAGATGGATACAAGTTGAAACAGTGTATGCCCGGtacatgtctgcatgtgtgtgcttaGGTGTGCTTTCTTGTGTGTGCAGGGTCACTGTACTGAATGTGGAGGTCAGGCGGGACAGCAGGGACTCACCAGACTAGCCACAGCGTGATAGAGAGCCAGCGGATGTTTGGAGAGCGGAGCAGGTCACAGATGTTGTAGGCCTTCCTCTGATCAGATTGAAGTTCTATCTGTGGGGCAGTGGGAGCACGTGGAACAACAAACACTTAACAAGCAGAGCCATCAGTCTGGAAATAATTTAATTAGAGAGGAAATTGTTAATGCACGGCCACTTGCTGTGTGAACACATGCATTTACACGTGTTCACACATATAGGGCTAAAACCCCAGGATAAGGATTAATAGAGGCAAAGGTTCAATGAAAGAGCTTTTAGTAATTAGGAATACTGATAGAAAGAGAAATCTGCCATAGTAAAGGTATTGCACATTTAGTTTATATGAGGGCAATAACATGAATTGCAGAACAAAAATGCACAACTAGCTTTAATCTATTTGTGAAACTAtcataattaataataataataattttgcaAGATAATGCTGAGTGCTCTGGTTAATTCTCCCACTGAACAAATTCCTCCCTTTTTGGTgcttccacacatgcacaaaactcctgaaaactgaGTGGAACTTTCAACTCTGACCTTACCCACAATtcttcctgccagccccctagtgTTCTGTGTGAGGTCGGGAAGTGATGTGAAAATGCCAATAGGAGCCGTTCTTGAGAGGAGGTCTCTCCCCCTGTTCTTACGGCCAACTGTGCAGATGACTGACATTTCTCGTAGCCAATTAAATTCTCAAAACTAGATATGCTGCTTCTATAAATCCTTCTGGGTGATTTCTTCATGTTCACACTTAATCCACTTTAatcctgtattttatctttctgctttcttgctccatgccctattgcttacagtgagaaggcagactaagagttcaaaacaaacacctagctgtgggagcgTATCCCACCCGGGGGAGGGCTTACTGcgctttgtgatgtcatgaagggcaAATCTCCCTTAGATCTTAAGATCTTAAATCTTAGAAGTTAATCTTTTTTCCAGGATTTTCTACTTCGTTAATTTTCAATACATATTATATCTCCAAACAATTATAAAAGAGAAAGATCTGTCCAATATATTCCTATAAACTGCAACTCAGTGAAGTGCTCACTCAAGTGCAGAATAGTAAATAATTACATCACAGATGTGAACACTAAAAGGTGTTTGCATTCCCACTACTTATCTGGTAAGTAAATACAGCTCATTCATTGAGCTACCTCTTCGCCATGACAGTCCGGTAAAGTGCACTCATAACTCATTGCCTTGAGATACTGTccatgaaaatcacaaacagaattGGTAGAAATGGAGAACCCTGGCATAGGCCTACATGCACAAGAGCATGTCAGACCTTGTGCCGAGTATGCAGCCATAGCTCTCACTTTGGTCATATGGGGACTGGATGGCTCATAGCAATTGCCCTGGTACCTCATGGTTCACATGGACATGCCAACCTCTGCACCACGTTTATATGGTGAACCTGGAGGTAAACttgatacaatacaatacggTACACTCCACCTTATTGTCCCCTTGAGGAAATTTGTCTTAGACTTAAGTGCTGCAGACATTTAGCTGCCTCCACAGTAACATCAATAAATAAGAACTCATTTCAAACAACAATTCACATATAATCAAAGAAGTACATACCAATGATTTACCTTCAAGAAAATATGTTAGAATATTAAGTCCTCTCACCTGCAGAGGACTAAAGATGACTGATGGCGCCTCAATTTTGTTCCTTTTAGCAGCATTTCTTATGATGGCTTCAGCCTCTTCAACTCTACCCTGAGAGAGCAGCCAACGAGGAGACTCTGGGATGTACCTGCCTCGTTAGacaagagagaggacagagggtgAAAGAGAGGTTAACATTTTGGACTTAAGAGTTATTAAAACTGGAAGCTTCTAACTAACTAATAAAAGCCCATTGGAAAGACGATTTGCTTTGGGGCTTTTTTACTGttatttagataggacagtggatagaggatATCCGGAGAAagtgggaatgacatgcggaaaggagCCGCAGATCAGACTTGATTGttaaatttgtaaatttaacatgtgcagaacagattacagtatggagagacagatattatcatgatgacagttctctgcttgcaagaggtgagctgttgtacagagttatggccttcggtaagaaagatttcttgtatctgtccttgtgacagtgGAGTTggatcagtctgttggagaagctgctccgctgtttgtccagtagggtgtgcagagggtgctcaggattatccataatggataacagtttgttaagagtcctcctctctgtcaccactacaaaagcctatcacagagcaggccttcttgatgagtttgtccagtctcttagtgtcaccagctccaatgctgctcccccagcagaccacagcagagaacagtgcactggccacaacagactgatagaagatctccaacatcttgctgcacacgttgaaggatctcagcttcctcagaaagtagagtcggctcatccccttcttgtacacagcctgagtgttggccttccagttcagtttgttgtctatgttgacacccaggtacttgttctcctccaccacagacacatcctctcccaggatgcacagcggtggtggctctgtcctcttccttctgaaatcaatcaccatctccctggtgttatccaagttcagaatcaggtgatttcttcctgtccactccacaaagttatccaccagctctctgtactccccctcttgcccatcacttatacaccccaccaccgcagagtcatcagaaaacttctgcaagtggcatgacctggcGTTGTACttaaagtcagaggtgtacaaggtgaaaaggaaaggagacagcacagtcccctgtggagctcctgtactactctccaccattccagactgaacactgccaagtcggacaaactgtggtctgtctgtcaggtagtcagtaatccaggaggtgatagacgagtccacacccatcaactgcagcttctcttccagcagtcgtggctggatggtgttgaatgcactggagaaatcaaaaaaggtgattctcacagtgcagccgtttccctccagatgtgagtgagcacACTGCAGCAGGCagatgatggcatcgtccactcccaggtgtggctggtaggcaaattgtagagggtcaagggatggtttcacAATCCCTTGACAAgggtcaagacgagcctctccagcactttcatcacatgagaAGTGAGAGCCACTGGTCGATAGGCCTTGAGATGAGATGGTGTCGTCTTCTTTGGGACCACAGCACCggtatcctctcctggctcagactcaggttgaagaggtgttgcagaatctcagacagctggctagcGCAGGTCTTCAGACCACTAGAATATCAGCGCCCCTAAAACCCTTTTTAAGCAGGCACTAGGAAATTGGCTGCAAAAGTAGATCAAATATATAAGATAagctaataaaaaataaaaaaaaagaagccacagacaaacacacgcacCTACCACCATAGAGGAACACAGAAAAAGCCAGGCAGGGCAAGCCCAAGACTAAGCATCCTCCAGTCTCTGATGAAGAAGGCAAACAGTGGCAGCAGCATGTAGCCCACAGCAAAGAAAAGGCTCACGCCTGCTGTAGAGAAGACTGTCCGAACATGTTGGCCTAAAATCTCTGCTCCTAAGCACATGGATAAAAAGGGGGGCATCACTTTGAGGGAGAGAAGCTTGAATGCTGTTATAACATAAGATTACATTTATCAAGGTTTAAATTGGCATCCATTTCTGGAATCTGACAAAGTTATGTCACGGCTTCAGCCACTGAtaagacaaattaaattaaattaaaacaatttactttctattttcattcattcttaATTTCCTATTAGCTACTGCTTGTCGATGGCTAACATTTCCATACAACCACTTCCAAGTTAGCATTACTGTACGATTGTTCAATTACAAGGGTGGCCCAATATCcctcctgattttttttttttttactaaacttttattttcagatgCTAATCTATATAGTGAATAAGTTGCTCTTTGCCAATTGTACAAACTCAGACAATCTTAAAGAAACACGATACACAGCTTTGTGACAATATAACTGTGTTTAGCAGCATTATTCTGTGTGATGTTAGAGAAAAATCACTATCATATGAATATGTTGGATTATCAAGaacaaataaggaaacaaaaacattgagcAGACACCAAAGTACCTAGTACAAACGCAGTAACATAATTGGAGATTGCGCCCAATCCAACAATGAAATAGATGGCGCAGAACATGACCCAGGATTGTGAGAAGACCAGAAGGAATGTGGCCACTGTCTGGACAGCAATGGTAACGAATAATATGTTTTTTCTCCCATAcctgaaaaaggaaacaaagtaCAGGTAACTGACCAAATAAGCATGTTGTGTAAATGTGATGGTAAACTTTTCAATCTCAAGACTTTTTGTTTAATCTGAGCGA contains the following coding sequences:
- the LOC109976164 gene encoding solute carrier family 22 member 4-like, with protein sequence MKVSLSITGNMTDYEAATAFIGEWGRFQQEVFFLLCMSIIPNGFTSLSIVFLADTLPHRCLIPAHVNLTAAWRNSSIPLEADSPSGTLVPSKCARYKLQDVLDFSDRGLLPGVDVNLSHVSTEGCLDGWEYDRSVYNSTIISEWDLVCDDRWKNPLTSSIFFCGVLSGSLISGQLSDRYGRKNILFVTIAVQTVATFLLVFSQSWVMFCAIYFIVGLGAISNYVTAFVLGAEILGQHVRTVFSTAGVSLFFAVGYMLLPLFAFFIRDWRMLSLGLALPGFFCVPLWWYIPESPRWLLSQGRVEEAEAIIRNAAKRNKIEAPSVIFSPLQIELQSDQRKAYNICDLLRSPNIRWLSITLWLVWNTVAIGYFALSLNTSNLHGNAFFNCFLSALVEIPAYTLSWVMFRWFSRRLSLSSTLFMGGLFLLLIQLVPANQIFLAITLEMMGKFAVTTAFAIVYAYTAELYPTVLRNTALGTCSMVSRVGSIIAPYFIYLRSYSVSLPYILMGSLTALVGLLSLLLPETRGMPLPDTITHMQRFPGCCQKKPNTLTQVEENENPAERKSLVVQ